From Streptomyces sp. SAI-135:
TCATCAACGCGGGCCGCGCCCTGGCCTTCGCCCGTCCGGACGCGCTCACCGTCGAGGCCGGGCAGTCCGACCGCTTCTTCCCGCAGATGATCGTCGCCCCGCCCCCGGCCGTCGACCGGGACACCAACACCCTTCGCCCCGCGGGCGGCACCGGCTGGGGCATGGTCCTCGCCGGGCACGCCGAGCGCTGGGCGGTACGGGACCTGTGACCGCTTCCCCTCATGCCCGAAAGGCAAGGACTCCCATGACCGTACTGTTCGAATGCGATCACCAGGGCCGCCGTCACATCGGCTTCGGTCTGCCCGTCGAGGGCGAGCCGCTGCGCCTCGTGCCGCTCGGCGACCGGAACCTCGCCGACCTGCTGCTCGCCGGCGACGACCCCGCCGACGCCGAGGCGGTGACCGTCCCCGCCGGGGAGGTGACCCTGCGGCCGCCGCTGCTGCCCGACCACCCCGGAGGCGCGATGGTCGGCGGCTTCATGCAGACCCACAACGTCAAGGTGGACGCGGACACCCCGGCGCAGCCGAACTGGTTCCTCAAGGGCCTCGGTGACGTGCTGAAACTGCCCGGCCAGGACCTGCGCGCACCCGTCGGGTCCGTCGCACTGACCGAGGAGGCGGAGGTCGTCCTCGTCTACGTCACCGACGCGGCGGGCCGGCCCCGGTACACCGGGTACACCTTCGGCAACGACCTCACCGACATCGGCCGCTTCCGGCGCCACCGCGGCCACCTGTCCTACGCCAAGCTCTGCGACGCGGCCGTGGCGCCCTGGCTGTTCCGCGACGAGCCGCCGCGGCACGTCACCGGGCAGGTGACGATCGAGCGGGACGGCGAGCCGTGCTGGCGGGGCGAGTTCACCACCGGCACCAAGGCCCTGCACTACGGCCTCGACGACATCATGTCCGAGCTGTTCTCGTACGACGCCCTGAGCGTCCCCGGCCGGGTGCACTACGTCTACCTCGGCGCCGACCGCAGCAGCTTCCACGCCGGCTTCCGCCTGGCCGACCGCGACCGCGTCACCCTGGACTTCGCGAGCCACGGGGTGACCCTGTCCAACACCGTGCGCTGTGAGGGCCCGTGAGCGGGGGCGAGGGGGAGCGCGGACTCAGCGGCACGGAGGCCACGTTCGCCTACACCCACGCCCTCACGGGCGGGAGCGGGCGGCTCACCACCTCGTTCACCGTGCGGGGCACGTTCTCACCGGAGCGGGTGGAGCGGGCGGTGCGCGGCTGGCTCGCCCGGCTGCCGCTGCTGTCGCTGCGGATCACCGGCGCGGACGGCGGGCTGTGCTTCCGGCAGGGGGTGCCGACCGGCGCGCACTCCCTGCTGACGGCACCGGCCGGGGCGGACGACGAGGTGGCGGGGGAGCGGCTGTGGCGGCTGCGGGCCGGTCCCGGCCCGGCGGGGACGACACGCTTCCGCCTCACCCTGCACCCCGCGATCTGCGACGGCTACTCCGTCGGCCGGCTCGTACGGCCGCTGCTGGACGCCCTGTTCGACACCCCGGGCCCGGCCACCGCCGACCGCGCGGCGCAGGCGCTGCCGCCCGACACCGACGACCTCACCTACGAGGGCGGCGGCGGGTGTGTGTGCGGGGCGTGCGGGCCCGGGGCGGCGCGAGCGGGCCGGACCGAGGCACCGCACCGGGACGGGAGCCGGCCCGGTGACGACCGTACGCCCGGTGTCCTGGCGCCCGGAGTCGTGGCTCTCACGCTGACGCCGTACGAGAGCCGACGGCTGCGCGAGTGGTGCCGGGCCGGGCGGGTGACGGTGAGCGGGTTCCTCACGACCGTCCTGGCGGACGCGCTCGCCCGCGAGACCGGCCGGCCCGAGGTCACCGTGGCCACGGCGATGTCCCTGCGCCGGCGGTACGCCGAGCGGACGTTGATCGCCGAACCGGGATGTGTGCTGGGGCTGGTGAGGGCCCGGCTGAACGCCGGGGCGGCCGGGGACACGCTGGGCCGGGCGCGGGCGAACGCGGCGGTGCTGTGCTCGGCCGGACGGGCCTGGCGGCCGGAGCGGCGACCGCACACCGGGATCCGCCACGCGGTCGAACGGGAGACTAGGGCCCGCGAACCGGAGGTGCGCGTGGTCGACGCCGGCTCGGTGGACACCGCGCTCGGACCGCATGCCGCGCGGGTCACGGGGCTGTGCACCGTCGCGGCCCGCGGGGCCGGCGGCGGGCCCGGGGGCTCGCTGTACCTGTCCACCTTCAAGGGCGCGCTGACCGTCGCCCTCTCCTCGCGGGAGCTCGGTGAGCGCGGGACGGCGAGGGCGGAGCGGGAGCTGAGCGAAGCGGCGCTGCTGCGGCCGGCCTTCGCACCTTTGTGAAAACAGCAGGTCACGGCGGTGCACAGGTGCGGACTCGGCAAAGTCGCACTCGGTGGGGGACCTCCGTCTTGAAAACAAAGAGTTCGTTCTCTATTTTTTTGGTGGGCGCTCCGAACCGGCGGAGACCGTCCACTCCAGAGAAAGGGGAACGCGACATGGTGAGGGCGTTTTCCACGGTGGCTCCCGGGCCTGCCGCACCGCGGGTCCGGGCCGGCTCCCCGGACCACCCCGCCTTCGACGCCCTCGACGCCTTCGTCGCGGAGATCTTCGAGCGGCTGCCTCGCGCCGACCAGCGCAGATGGGCCCGCGTCTACACCCGGGGCCTGCTGACGACACCGGGCCGCAAGACGGTACGGCGGCTCGCGGCCTCCGTGTCGGACTCGGCCACGGCGGCCCAGGCCCTGCACCAGTTCGTCAACGCCAGCCCGTGGGACTGGGAGCCGGTCCGTGCCCGGCTGGCCGACTGGGTGGTCCGCAGGTCCGGTCCCCGCGCCCTGCTCCTCGGCACGGCGGTGCTGCCCAAGCGCGGTGACAGCTCCTGCGGAGTGCACCGGCGCTTCGTCCCGCAGGAGGGCCGTACCGTCAACTGCCAGGTGGGCATCGGCGCGTTCCTCGCCACGGACCGGGCGGCCGTTCCCGTCGACTGGCGGCTGCTGCTGCCCGGAGCGTGGTCCGCGGACCCGCGGCTGCGCGACCGGGCCCGCGTCCCCGAGGACACCGCCGGCACCCAGGACTCGGCCGCCGCCCAGGCGCTGGACCTGGTCGACGGGGTCGGCCCGTCCCGCTCCGGTGGCGCGGCGGGCACCGGCCCGGACGGCCTGCCGGTCGTCGCCGACCTGGTCGGGTTCGCGGACACGGCGGCGCTGACGGCCGGGCTCGCGGCCCGGGGGCGCCGCTTCGTCGTGGCCGTACCCGGTGACCTGGTGGTCCTGCCGGAACGGGCCATGTCCGCGGTGTCCGCGGTGGCCGGCGTACCGGGCGGGTCCGGCGGGTGGGCCGGTGCGTCCGGTGCCGAGGCCGTGCGGGGCGGCGGAACCGGGCCTGCGCGGGCCGGTGAGGGCGTGTCCCCCGTGACCCCCGTTCCCCAGGTTCCCCCCGTTCCCTTCGTGCCCTCCGCTTCTCCCCTTCGGGCCGTCGCCGGCGCTCTGCCCGGGCAGGCCGACCGTGGCGGAGTGCGGGTGCGGGATCTCCTCGCCGCCCAGGACGCCCGGCTCCCGGACAGGTTCCCGGGGGTGCCCGTCGTGGCGGTCCGGGTGCCCGGCGTTCCCCTTGCCCTGCGGCTGACCGTGGAGCGCCGGCCCGACGAGTCCGGCGGTGACCGGTTCTGGCTCACCGACCTCGTGGACCGGCCGGCCCGCGAGACACCGGCCCTGGCCCGGCTGTACAGCGGCGCGGCCGACACCATGCGGCGGCTGGCCGACGACTTCGGGCTGCGCGCCTTCGAGGGGCGCTCCTACCCCGGCTGGCACCACCACATGACGCTGGTCTCCGCCGCCTACGCCTACGGCACCCTCGGCCGCACCGGCCCGCCCCCCGCCCACCCGGCCCGCGCCTCGCGCGGACCCCAGCCCGGCCGGCCGCCGCGCCGGGCGCGGACCCTGACGACACCGACACGAACGGGATGCTCCTGATGGCCCTCCCCAAGGCGTTCTGGCTGCTGTGGTGCGGCCAGACCGTCAGCCGGCTCGGCACGCTCGCCCCCGCCTTCCTCGTCCTCTACCTGGAGCAGAACGGTCTCGTCGCACCCGGCACGACCCCGCTCGTCGTCGGCCTCTTCGGAGCCGGAGTGGTGCTGTCCGGGCTGGTGGGAGGAGCGGTCGCCGATCTGATCGGACCCCGCCGCACCATCGTCGCGGCCCAGCCGTTCACCGCCGCGATGGCGCTGCTGTTCGCCGTCGCCGACAACGTGGCCGCGCTGTGCGCGCTGTCGTTGGTCACCGGTTTCCTGTCGGCCGTCGACCGCCCAGCCGGGGCCGGGCTGATCTCCGCGATCGTGCCCCAGGAGCAGTTCTCGAAGGCGTACAGCCTCTTCCTGGTGGGCTTCAACATCGGCATGTCGCTCAGCCCCGTGCTCTCCGGGTTCCTGCTCGAAGTGAGCCCCGGCGCCCTCTTCGTCGTCTGGGCGGTCTCCAGCCTCCTGTACGCGGCCCTGGTGTTCGCGGTGCCCGTCGACCCCCGGCCGGCCCGGACCGACGACCGGCCCGGTGGCGTCGCGGCCGCCCTCGGATCGGCCGCGCGCGGAATCGCCGAGCCCTTCCGCACCCCGGTCCTGGTCGCCTTCCTGCTGCTGACCTTCCTGCTTGCCTGCATCTACCTCCAGGTCAACTCCGCGCTCCCGCTGGACATGCGGGACAGCGGGCTGACCGCCGGCGGCATCGGATTCGTCCTCGCCGTCAACGCCGTGCTGTCCGTCCTGCTGCTGCCGCTCGTGCCCCGGCTCGTCGGCGGGCTGCGACCGCACGTCCCGCTGATCCTGGCCGCCGCCTTCATGGCCGTCGGATTCGGCGCCAACGTCCTGGCCGACGGCATGGTCTCCTTCACGCTCGCCACCGTCGTGTGGACGCTCGGCGAGGTGCTGTGGGCCCCCATGTCCGCGACCTTCATCGCCGACCGGGCGCCCGCCGGCCGCAGCGGCACCTATCAGGGCTCCTACTTCTTCGCCTGGAACGCCGCGTTCGTCGTCGGCAGCCCCGCCGGTCTCGCCCTCGCCCACGCCCACGGCTACGGGGCCCTGTGGCTGTCCGTCCTCGGGCTCGGGTGCGCGGTGACGTTCGGCTTCGCGCTGCTGCCGCGTCTCACGGGCTTCGCCAAGGAGCCGGCTCCCCCGACCGACGACCTCGACACCGCAGAACAAGTGACGACCTCGACACCGCAGAACAGCTGACCCGAGAGACAAGGTGACCCGGCATGTCCGCACCCACCCCCCGCACCGCCCTGCTGATCGGCGCCGCCGGAGGCATCCTCAAGGAGGCCTCGCGCCGGCTGGCCGAAGAGGGCCACACCCTCGTCCTGTTCGACCGCGACGCGGCGGCCGTGCACCGGCTCGCCGAGGAACTGGGCCGGATCACCAAGGTCGAGGCCGTCGTCGGCGACATCACCGACATCCCGGCCGCGGAACGCCAGTTGACCGACATCGTCGACCGGTTCGCCCCTTCGGTCCTGGTCAACGGCGTCGGCGGCGACACCCGCGTCATCGGCTACGCCGACCTGACCAGGGACCACTTCGACCAGACGTACCTGGAGAACGTGGTCAGCAGCTGGATCGCGGTCAAGGTGTGCGCCCCGCGCATGGCCGCCGACGGCTACGGCCGGATCGTCAACTTCGCCTCGGCGGGCGGCCGCACCTACAGCCACTTCAACAACGCCGCGTACGTCGGCGCCAAGGCCGCCGTGATCGGCATGACCAAGCAGATGGCCTATGAGCTGGCCGGCACCGGAGTGGTGGCCAACGTCGTCGCACACGGCCCGATCGCGACCGACCGGGTGGCGGGCGCCTTCGAGCGCCGTACCGAGGAGTCCAAGAAGGACGTCATGTCCCGGCTGCCCATGGGGCGTTACGGCACGGTCGCCGAGGCCGTCGGCAGCGTGCTCCACCTCTGCTCCGAGAGCGCCGGCTACTCCACCGGTTCCGTCATCGACATCAACGGCGGCCTCTACATGTGAGCTCGCCACATGTGATCCCGGCTCCGTCCCCCACCCCGCCCCAGGAGGCCCCCATGGCGACGTTCGTCGTCGAATTCGAGTACAACGTCGACCGCGCGGGCCGGGAGCCCCTGCACCGCGCCCACACCGACTACCTGCGCACCCTCACCGACAACGGCGTACTCCTGCTCGCCGGCCCGCTCCAGGACACCAACGGCGGCCTGCTGGTCTACGAGGCCGAGGACCGCGAGCGCCTCCAGGAGATCCTCGCCGCGGAGCCCTACGTCCAGGGCGGCATCGTCTGCCACGTCCGCGTCCGCCAGTGGGCCCCCGGCAAGGGCACCTGGCTCACCGCGCCCGCGCCGTCGGCGGCCTGACCCCCGCATCCGCGCCCCTCCTCCCCGCCTGTGAACCCGGAAGGATCCAACTGACGTGTCCACTACGCCAGTCCGGCAAGCCCCCGCCCTGCGCCGCGAAGAACTGCACGCCGGCATCGTCGATCCGGACATGGACTCCATGCGCCTGCTCAGCGAGACGGCGATGAGGTTCCCCGAGGCCCTGTCGTTCTCCTCGGGTGCACCGCACGACGGCACCCACGACCTCGCCAAGCTCTCCTACTACGTCGACCGGTACATCAGGCACCTGCGCATGCGGGGCGTGCCCGAACAGCGCATCACCCGGCTGCACTTCCAGTACGGACCCGTCAACGGGTTCATCCAGGAAGAGGTCGCCCGCATGCTCGCGCGGGACGAGGACATCGATGTCGCGCCCGAGGCGATCATGATCACGCACGGCTTCCAGGAGGCCGCGCTCGTCGCGCTGCGCGGGCTGTTCCGCTCGCCCGACGACGTGCTGCTGTCCGTGTCCCCGGCGTACGTCGGCATCCGGGGCGCCGCCCGCATGCTCGACATCCCGGTCAAGGGCATCACCGAGGGCCCCGACGGCCTGGAGCCCGAGGCCGTGGCCGCCGCCGTACGGGCCGTACGGGCCGAGGGCAAGCGCCCCGCCGCGCTCTACCTGGTCCCCGACTTCTCCAACCCCTCGGGCACGGTCGTTCCGCTGGAGGCGCGCAGGCGACTGCTCGCGCTGGCCGCCGAGGAGGGCTTCACCATCCTGGAGGACAACCCGTACGGGTTGTTCGCGAGCGACGAGGAGCGGCTGCCGACCCTGAAGTCGCTGGACACCCGCGGTGACGTCGTCTACCTGGGCTCCTTCGCCAAGTCCGCGTTCCCCGGCGCCCGCCTCGGCTATCTGGTCGGCGACCGCGAGGTGGTCGGTGAGGACGGCGTGCGCCGCACCCTCGCCCAGGAACTCTCCAAGGCCAAGGCGATGTTCACGGTCGGCTCGTCCTCGCTGTCCCAGGCGGCGATCGGCGGCATCCTCGTCGACGCCGACCACGACCTGCGCTCCGCCACCCGCGATCTCGCCGCCGTCTACCAGGAACGGCTCACCGCCACCCTCGACGCCCTCGCCGAGCACTTCCCGCCCGAGCGGTACGCCGAGCACCAGGTGCGCTGGAACCGCCCGCGCGGGGGCTTCTTCCTGGTCGTCGAGGTGCCCTTCGAGGCCGACCTGGCCGCCATGGAACGCTCGGCGCGCGACCACGCGGTCAGCTGGGCGCCGATGAGCATGTTCCACCTGGAGGGCGGCGGCGAACGCGCCCTGCGCCTCGGCTTCAGCAACCTCACCCCGGCCGCGATCCGCGAGGGCATCGCCCGCCTGGCGGGGTTCATCGGGGCGGAGTCGGCGGCCGGGCCGGTGCCGGCGGCGGAGCCCGCGTCCCTGTCCGAGTTCGTGTCCGCATCGGAGGTCCACGTATGAGCACCGCGTCCCCCACGGGCGGCCCGCGCCGCGTCGCCGTCGTCGTCGACGGCTACTCCGCCGGCAACTTCTACCCGGCCGCCTTCGCCGCGTACGACACGGCCGTCGTCCACGTCCAGAGCACCCCGGAGCTGATCCCGGCGATGGCCCCGCCGGACCTCACCGCGTACGACGACACCCTCGTCGCCACCGACGAGGCCGCACTCGTCGACGTCCTGCGCGCTC
This genomic window contains:
- a CDS encoding YciI family protein, translated to MATFVVEFEYNVDRAGREPLHRAHTDYLRTLTDNGVLLLAGPLQDTNGGLLVYEAEDRERLQEILAAEPYVQGGIVCHVRVRQWAPGKGTWLTAPAPSAA
- a CDS encoding MFS transporter translates to MALPKAFWLLWCGQTVSRLGTLAPAFLVLYLEQNGLVAPGTTPLVVGLFGAGVVLSGLVGGAVADLIGPRRTIVAAQPFTAAMALLFAVADNVAALCALSLVTGFLSAVDRPAGAGLISAIVPQEQFSKAYSLFLVGFNIGMSLSPVLSGFLLEVSPGALFVVWAVSSLLYAALVFAVPVDPRPARTDDRPGGVAAALGSAARGIAEPFRTPVLVAFLLLTFLLACIYLQVNSALPLDMRDSGLTAGGIGFVLAVNAVLSVLLLPLVPRLVGGLRPHVPLILAAAFMAVGFGANVLADGMVSFTLATVVWTLGEVLWAPMSATFIADRAPAGRSGTYQGSYFFAWNAAFVVGSPAGLALAHAHGYGALWLSVLGLGCAVTFGFALLPRLTGFAKEPAPPTDDLDTAEQVTTSTPQNS
- a CDS encoding PLP-dependent aminotransferase family protein, translated to MSTTPVRQAPALRREELHAGIVDPDMDSMRLLSETAMRFPEALSFSSGAPHDGTHDLAKLSYYVDRYIRHLRMRGVPEQRITRLHFQYGPVNGFIQEEVARMLARDEDIDVAPEAIMITHGFQEAALVALRGLFRSPDDVLLSVSPAYVGIRGAARMLDIPVKGITEGPDGLEPEAVAAAVRAVRAEGKRPAALYLVPDFSNPSGTVVPLEARRRLLALAAEEGFTILEDNPYGLFASDEERLPTLKSLDTRGDVVYLGSFAKSAFPGARLGYLVGDREVVGEDGVRRTLAQELSKAKAMFTVGSSSLSQAAIGGILVDADHDLRSATRDLAAVYQERLTATLDALAEHFPPERYAEHQVRWNRPRGGFFLVVEVPFEADLAAMERSARDHAVSWAPMSMFHLEGGGERALRLGFSNLTPAAIREGIARLAGFIGAESAAGPVPAAEPASLSEFVSASEVHV
- a CDS encoding SDR family NAD(P)-dependent oxidoreductase, which codes for MSAPTPRTALLIGAAGGILKEASRRLAEEGHTLVLFDRDAAAVHRLAEELGRITKVEAVVGDITDIPAAERQLTDIVDRFAPSVLVNGVGGDTRVIGYADLTRDHFDQTYLENVVSSWIAVKVCAPRMAADGYGRIVNFASAGGRTYSHFNNAAYVGAKAAVIGMTKQMAYELAGTGVVANVVAHGPIATDRVAGAFERRTEESKKDVMSRLPMGRYGTVAEAVGSVLHLCSESAGYSTGSVIDINGGLYM
- a CDS encoding FAH family protein — protein: MTVLFECDHQGRRHIGFGLPVEGEPLRLVPLGDRNLADLLLAGDDPADAEAVTVPAGEVTLRPPLLPDHPGGAMVGGFMQTHNVKVDADTPAQPNWFLKGLGDVLKLPGQDLRAPVGSVALTEEAEVVLVYVTDAAGRPRYTGYTFGNDLTDIGRFRRHRGHLSYAKLCDAAVAPWLFRDEPPRHVTGQVTIERDGEPCWRGEFTTGTKALHYGLDDIMSELFSYDALSVPGRVHYVYLGADRSSFHAGFRLADRDRVTLDFASHGVTLSNTVRCEGP
- a CDS encoding transposase, with protein sequence MVRAFSTVAPGPAAPRVRAGSPDHPAFDALDAFVAEIFERLPRADQRRWARVYTRGLLTTPGRKTVRRLAASVSDSATAAQALHQFVNASPWDWEPVRARLADWVVRRSGPRALLLGTAVLPKRGDSSCGVHRRFVPQEGRTVNCQVGIGAFLATDRAAVPVDWRLLLPGAWSADPRLRDRARVPEDTAGTQDSAAAQALDLVDGVGPSRSGGAAGTGPDGLPVVADLVGFADTAALTAGLAARGRRFVVAVPGDLVVLPERAMSAVSAVAGVPGGSGGWAGASGAEAVRGGGTGPARAGEGVSPVTPVPQVPPVPFVPSASPLRAVAGALPGQADRGGVRVRDLLAAQDARLPDRFPGVPVVAVRVPGVPLALRLTVERRPDESGGDRFWLTDLVDRPARETPALARLYSGAADTMRRLADDFGLRAFEGRSYPGWHHHMTLVSAAYAYGTLGRTGPPPAHPARASRGPQPGRPPRRARTLTTPTRTGCS